In a single window of the Renibacterium salmoninarum ATCC 33209 genome:
- a CDS encoding F0F1 ATP synthase subunit delta → MAGISSDSRAKVLAELESVLPTATAQLARELFSVLAVVDSSAGLRRALTDPSREGKDKAALLSSLVRGKVSAQAEQIVDSLAKERWASARDLGDALETVAATVAIAVAENEAPGAEGLEKLENDLFVFNQTVAANHQVQRALSEPQASAEAKQKLASALVPGASQVAELLIGQAVAAPRGARPAKLVEQFATLAAARQQRWIATVTVGQALNKNQEARLSAGLNNLYGRDLKVNISVDPTLIGGVRVRVGDEVVDASVVNRLGELRRQLAG, encoded by the coding sequence ATGGCTGGAATTTCCTCCGACTCCCGGGCCAAGGTCTTGGCTGAGCTGGAATCTGTTCTTCCCACCGCAACCGCGCAATTAGCGCGGGAGCTCTTCTCGGTCTTAGCCGTGGTAGACAGCTCAGCCGGTTTACGCCGCGCGCTGACCGACCCGTCTCGTGAGGGAAAGGACAAAGCAGCACTGCTGAGTTCTTTGGTCAGGGGCAAGGTCTCCGCGCAAGCTGAGCAGATTGTTGACTCATTAGCTAAAGAACGCTGGGCTTCGGCTCGCGATCTTGGCGATGCTTTGGAGACGGTGGCTGCCACGGTGGCAATCGCTGTCGCTGAGAATGAAGCTCCTGGCGCTGAAGGTTTGGAAAAGCTGGAAAACGATTTGTTTGTTTTCAATCAAACAGTTGCGGCAAATCACCAAGTGCAACGAGCCCTCAGCGAACCGCAAGCAAGCGCTGAAGCTAAGCAAAAACTTGCTTCGGCATTAGTTCCAGGCGCTTCGCAAGTTGCTGAACTACTCATTGGCCAAGCGGTTGCTGCACCTCGCGGTGCGCGTCCGGCGAAGCTTGTGGAGCAGTTCGCAACTCTGGCGGCCGCTCGGCAACAACGCTGGATTGCCACTGTTACGGTCGGCCAAGCATTGAACAAGAATCAAGAAGCTCGGCTGTCTGCCGGACTGAACAACCTCTACGGACGCGATCTAAAGGTCAATATCAGTGTCGATCCGACGCTGATTGGTGGCGTACGCGTTCGTGTGGGCGATGAGGTGGTTGACGCGTCAGTGGTCAACCGACTCGGAGAACTTCGTCGGCAACTGGCCGGCTAA
- the atpA gene encoding F0F1 ATP synthase subunit alpha: MAELTINADDVRNALNEFAASYEPGNAERVEVGRVTTASDGIARVEGLPSVMANELLRFEDGTLGLAQNLDVREIGVIILGDFTGIEEGQEVHRTGEILSVPVGDQFLGRVVDPLGVPIDGLGEIQAETTRALELQAPGVTQRQSVKEPMQTGLKAIDAMIPIGRGQRQLIIGDRKTGKTAIAVDTILNQQANWASGDVKKQVRCIYVAIGQKASTIAEVRQTLEDNGALEYTTIVASPASDPAGFKYLAPYAGSAIGQHWMYSGKHVLIIFDDLSKQAEAYRAVSLLLRRPPGREAYPGDVFYLHSRLLERCAKLSDELGAGSMTGLPIIETKANDVGAFIPTNVVSITDGQIFLQSDLFNANQRPAVDVGISVSRVGGSAQVKSMKTVSGTLKLDLAQYRDMQAFAMFASDLDAASRQQLTRGSRLMELLKQPQYTPYPVEDQVVSIWAGTHGYLDEVPVEDILRFEREFLEHLRHSTEILTTLAQTNKLEDSTVEALKTSIVDFKKGFFGDGANHLVGAGHEEFDSLSEADVDQEKIVKQKR, encoded by the coding sequence ATGGCCGAATTGACCATCAACGCCGACGACGTGCGTAATGCGTTGAATGAGTTCGCGGCGTCCTACGAGCCTGGCAACGCAGAACGTGTCGAAGTTGGCCGGGTTACCACCGCCAGCGACGGCATCGCCCGGGTCGAGGGGCTTCCCTCGGTCATGGCGAACGAGCTGCTGCGCTTCGAAGACGGGACCCTGGGCCTAGCCCAGAACCTCGACGTCCGTGAAATCGGCGTTATCATCTTGGGTGACTTCACCGGGATTGAAGAAGGCCAGGAAGTTCACCGCACCGGTGAAATTCTTTCTGTGCCGGTAGGCGACCAATTCTTGGGTCGCGTTGTGGATCCGTTGGGCGTGCCCATCGACGGACTTGGCGAGATCCAGGCCGAGACCACGCGTGCTCTTGAGCTCCAGGCGCCGGGTGTTACTCAGCGTCAATCGGTTAAGGAACCGATGCAGACGGGTCTCAAAGCTATTGATGCGATGATCCCGATCGGCCGTGGCCAGCGCCAGCTGATCATTGGTGACCGTAAGACTGGTAAGACCGCGATCGCTGTTGACACGATCTTGAACCAGCAGGCTAACTGGGCTTCGGGCGACGTCAAGAAGCAGGTTCGCTGCATCTACGTCGCTATCGGCCAGAAGGCATCTACGATCGCTGAAGTTCGTCAGACGCTTGAAGACAACGGTGCGCTGGAATACACCACCATCGTTGCCTCGCCGGCTTCTGACCCGGCCGGCTTCAAGTACTTGGCTCCCTATGCGGGCTCGGCTATTGGCCAGCATTGGATGTACTCCGGTAAGCACGTTCTGATTATCTTTGATGATCTCTCGAAGCAGGCCGAAGCCTACCGAGCAGTGTCGCTGTTGCTGCGTCGCCCGCCGGGCCGCGAAGCTTACCCAGGCGATGTGTTCTACTTACACTCTCGCTTGCTAGAGCGTTGTGCAAAGCTTTCCGATGAACTCGGAGCAGGCTCGATGACCGGTTTGCCGATCATCGAAACCAAGGCGAACGACGTCGGAGCTTTCATCCCGACCAACGTCGTCTCGATCACTGACGGCCAGATCTTCTTGCAGTCGGATCTCTTCAACGCTAACCAGCGTCCCGCTGTTGACGTCGGCATCTCGGTGTCCCGCGTCGGTGGTTCGGCTCAGGTGAAATCGATGAAGACGGTTTCCGGTACCTTGAAGCTCGACTTGGCTCAGTACCGCGATATGCAAGCATTCGCCATGTTTGCCTCGGACTTGGATGCGGCTTCGCGCCAGCAGCTGACCCGTGGTTCGCGCCTGATGGAATTGCTCAAGCAGCCGCAGTACACCCCGTACCCGGTAGAAGACCAGGTCGTTTCGATCTGGGCTGGTACCCACGGTTACTTGGATGAAGTACCGGTGGAGGACATTCTTCGCTTCGAGCGAGAGTTCCTTGAGCACCTTCGCCACAGCACCGAGATTTTGACGACGCTGGCACAGACGAACAAGCTGGAAGACAGCACCGTCGAGGCGCTTAAGACCTCGATTGTTGACTTCAAGAAGGGCTTCTTCGGCGACGGCGCCAACCACTTGGTTGGCGCTGGCCACGAAGAGTTCGACTCCTTGTCCGAAGCCGATGTCGATCAAGAGAAGATCGTCAAACAGAAGCGCTAA
- a CDS encoding F0F1 ATP synthase subunit gamma — protein MGAQLRVYRQRIKSTQSMGKLFKAMELIATSRISKARSRVQASLPYANAITRAVSVVASQSEIHHPLTTEPEQILRAAVLVLTSNRGLAGSYSASVLKQAEQLNTLLQADGKEVKTYLVGNKAQAYFQFRNRSFTKAWVNPTDAPEFATAQEISKTLLEDFAEEFEKDGVDEIHVVYTRFKSMVVQEPTVIRLLPLEVSEEEVSESSDLLPLYEYEPEPEAVLDALLPRYIEARIFNVMLQAAASELAARQRAMKSASDNARDLVKKFTRLANTARQAEITQELSEIVAGADSLNAS, from the coding sequence ATGGGAGCCCAGCTTCGGGTCTACCGCCAGAGGATCAAATCGACTCAGTCGATGGGAAAGCTCTTCAAGGCGATGGAACTGATTGCCACCTCGCGCATCAGCAAAGCCCGCTCGCGCGTGCAGGCTTCACTGCCTTACGCCAACGCGATCACTCGTGCTGTCTCGGTAGTGGCTTCTCAGTCCGAAATCCATCACCCGCTAACCACCGAGCCAGAGCAGATTCTTCGTGCCGCGGTTTTGGTCTTGACTTCAAATCGCGGTCTCGCTGGTTCGTACTCAGCGAGCGTGCTGAAGCAAGCAGAGCAGCTCAACACTCTTCTGCAGGCAGACGGTAAAGAAGTCAAAACCTACCTGGTTGGCAACAAAGCACAAGCGTATTTTCAGTTCCGCAATCGCAGCTTCACGAAGGCCTGGGTCAACCCCACGGACGCACCGGAGTTTGCTACCGCTCAGGAAATCAGCAAAACCCTTCTTGAAGACTTTGCTGAGGAATTCGAAAAAGATGGCGTCGATGAAATTCACGTTGTCTACACGCGGTTCAAGTCGATGGTTGTCCAGGAACCTACGGTTATCCGTTTGCTTCCCTTGGAAGTCTCCGAAGAAGAGGTATCGGAGTCCTCGGATCTCTTGCCGCTCTACGAATACGAGCCTGAGCCGGAAGCAGTGCTTGACGCTTTGCTACCACGCTATATCGAGGCTCGGATTTTCAATGTGATGCTTCAAGCTGCTGCAAGTGAGCTAGCTGCCCGCCAGCGGGCAATGAAGTCCGCAAGCGACAATGCACGTGATCTGGTCAAGAAATTCACCAGGCTGGCCAACACGGCCCGCCAGGCGGAAATCACCCAGGAGCTTTCCGAGATTGTTGCTGGCGCCGACTCGCTCAACGCGTCGTAG
- the atpD gene encoding F0F1 ATP synthase subunit beta, translated as MTATATEQGARTAAATGRIARVIGPVVDVEFPADAIPGIYHALTAEITLNGATHAVTFEVSQHLGDNLVRAISLQTTDGLVRGAVVTDTGAPISVPVGDGVKGHIFNVLGQPLDVAESEIQYTERWPIHRKPPSFDQLEGSTEMLETGIKSIDLLTPYIKGGKIGLFGGAGVGKTVLIQEMITRVARNFGGTSVFAGVGERTREGNDLWVEMEESGVLKDTALVFGQMDEPPGTRLRVALSALTMAEYFRDVQNQDVLLFIDNIFRFTQAGSEVSTLLGRMPSAVGYQPNLADEMGLLQERITSTKGRSITSMQAVYVPADDYTDPAPAATFAHLDATTELSREIASRGLYPAIDPLTSTSRILDPQYIGKDHYDTAVRVKQILQKNKELQDIIAVLGVDELSEEDKIVVSRARRIQQFLSQNTYTAKQFTGVEGSTVSIKDTVEGFTAICNGDVDHIAEQAFFNVGAMDDVERQWAKIQESTK; from the coding sequence ATGACTGCCACAGCAACCGAACAGGGAGCCAGGACCGCTGCCGCCACGGGCCGTATTGCCCGCGTCATCGGCCCGGTGGTCGACGTCGAGTTTCCGGCTGACGCCATCCCCGGTATTTACCATGCTCTGACCGCCGAGATCACCCTGAACGGGGCCACTCACGCGGTCACCTTCGAGGTCTCCCAGCACTTGGGCGACAATCTTGTCCGCGCGATTTCGCTGCAGACAACTGACGGTCTGGTTCGCGGTGCAGTTGTCACTGACACCGGTGCGCCGATCTCAGTTCCCGTTGGTGACGGCGTCAAGGGCCACATCTTCAACGTTCTGGGCCAGCCCCTGGATGTTGCGGAATCGGAGATCCAGTACACCGAGCGTTGGCCGATCCACCGCAAACCCCCGAGCTTCGATCAGCTCGAAGGCTCCACCGAGATGCTTGAAACTGGCATCAAGTCGATTGACTTGCTCACCCCGTACATCAAGGGTGGCAAGATCGGACTCTTCGGCGGTGCTGGCGTTGGCAAGACCGTGCTTATCCAGGAAATGATCACCCGTGTTGCTCGTAACTTCGGCGGTACTTCGGTATTCGCTGGCGTAGGGGAGCGCACCCGTGAAGGAAACGACCTTTGGGTTGAAATGGAAGAGTCGGGCGTTCTGAAGGACACCGCGCTTGTCTTCGGCCAGATGGATGAGCCGCCGGGAACGCGTTTGCGCGTTGCACTGTCTGCGCTGACCATGGCGGAATACTTCCGCGATGTACAGAACCAGGACGTGCTGTTGTTTATTGACAACATCTTCCGCTTCACCCAGGCAGGCTCGGAAGTTTCGACTCTGCTGGGTCGTATGCCCTCCGCCGTGGGTTACCAGCCGAACCTTGCCGATGAAATGGGCTTGCTCCAAGAGCGCATTACCTCGACCAAGGGCCGCTCGATCACCTCGATGCAAGCCGTTTACGTGCCTGCTGATGACTACACCGACCCGGCTCCGGCAGCAACGTTCGCCCACTTGGACGCGACCACCGAACTTTCGCGTGAAATTGCGTCCCGTGGTCTGTACCCGGCTATTGATCCGCTGACTTCAACCTCGCGTATCTTGGATCCGCAGTACATCGGCAAAGATCACTACGACACCGCAGTGCGCGTGAAGCAGATCTTGCAGAAGAACAAGGAGCTCCAAGACATCATCGCGGTCCTCGGCGTCGATGAGCTTTCTGAAGAAGACAAGATCGTGGTTTCGCGTGCTCGTCGTATTCAGCAGTTCCTCTCGCAGAACACTTACACCGCTAAGCAGTTCACCGGCGTTGAAGGCTCCACGGTGTCCATCAAGGACACTGTTGAAGGCTTCACGGCAATCTGCAACGGCGACGTTGACCACATTGCTGAGCAGGCGTTCTTCAACGTCGGTGCAATGGACGACGTCGAGCGTCAGTGGGCGAAGATCCAGGAATCGACGAAGTAA
- a CDS encoding F0F1 ATP synthase subunit epsilon, translating to MAESSEHALDVEIVAADHFVWSGAASLVKAKTSDGDIGIMPGHSPVLAILAAGELSIVPLEGNRIEVSVDGGFFSVESNRVVIVADNANVVSGVTSAGTR from the coding sequence ATGGCTGAGTCCTCCGAACACGCACTTGACGTAGAGATTGTCGCAGCGGATCACTTTGTGTGGTCCGGCGCGGCGAGCTTGGTCAAAGCTAAAACTTCTGACGGCGACATCGGCATTATGCCGGGGCACTCTCCAGTACTTGCGATTCTCGCTGCTGGCGAGCTGTCGATTGTGCCGTTAGAAGGCAACCGGATCGAAGTGAGCGTCGATGGTGGTTTCTTCTCCGTTGAAAGCAACCGCGTCGTGATCGTTGCGGACAACGCCAATGTAGTATCCGGGGTTACCTCCGCAGGGACTCGATAG
- a CDS encoding DUF2550 domain-containing protein, translated as MNDPGIPFITIAVIFLLVIASLCLFGVRRFQLRRALGTVDASICRSGDRWQMGVCRYQDRDLEWFRLLSLNPRPQYSYRRSSLELLGRRHPSEAERPLVQPDSVIVLLRYEGQDFSMAMKFDAYAGLSSWLEAGPVVGVGTWR; from the coding sequence ATGAACGACCCTGGAATCCCGTTCATCACCATTGCAGTAATTTTCCTGTTGGTTATCGCCTCGCTCTGTCTTTTCGGAGTGAGGCGATTCCAGCTACGCCGTGCATTGGGCACGGTAGACGCCTCCATTTGCCGGTCGGGTGACCGCTGGCAAATGGGGGTTTGTCGTTATCAAGACCGGGACCTGGAATGGTTTCGGCTTTTGTCGCTTAACCCGCGGCCGCAATATAGCTACCGCAGAAGCTCACTAGAACTCCTAGGACGCCGGCACCCCAGCGAGGCAGAGCGTCCTTTGGTGCAACCTGATTCGGTCATCGTGTTGCTTCGTTATGAGGGCCAAGATTTCAGCATGGCGATGAAATTTGATGCCTATGCCGGACTGAGTTCGTGGCTTGAAGCTGGTCCCGTTGTTGGGGTGGGTACCTGGCGCTAG
- a CDS encoding cold-shock protein — MAQGTVKWFNAEKGFGFITPDESPNDVFVHYSEIQTKGFRTLDENQRVEFEIGQGAKGPQATGVNVIA; from the coding sequence ATGGCTCAAGGAACCGTCAAGTGGTTCAACGCGGAAAAGGGCTTCGGCTTCATCACTCCTGATGAGTCCCCGAACGACGTTTTCGTACACTACTCGGAAATCCAGACCAAGGGTTTCCGTACTTTGGACGAGAACCAGCGCGTAGAGTTCGAAATCGGCCAGGGTGCCAAGGGTCCCCAGGCTACAGGCGTTAACGTAATCGCCTAA
- a CDS encoding N-acetylglucosamine-6-phosphate deacetylase, whose amino-acid sequence MTPPPLAQQRVVFGTLISDGYRIDDGVLAVEGDRISYAGPAAGFVPDAGAEETRLPEGSLILPGLIDVHNHGAVGGDFPGANETAARKAIDFLHRAGTTTLLASMVTASEQDLLRGIELYVQLSKEGLIAGIHLEGPFLSEARCGAQDPDFLKAPDLHLAQRLIDAGEGKILTMTYAPELEGAESLVDFLTSHGVTPSLGHTDSNTQTAAASLTRVREGLESAGFDGNSGRPTVTHLFNGMPPMHHRSPGPVAACLRIARAGGAAVELIADNTHLDPQTVLMVFELVGAKNIILVTDSMAATGLADGKYSLGPADVTVSGGVATLDTTGSIAGGTATLIEVVKRTVDAGVSLESAVLSATAVPARLLGLSDEVGGLRRGLRADVVILAPQMNVRLVMRSGIWLESGE is encoded by the coding sequence ATGACACCTCCTCCCTTGGCCCAGCAGCGCGTTGTCTTCGGCACCCTCATCAGCGATGGTTATCGCATTGACGACGGCGTGCTTGCGGTCGAAGGTGATCGAATCAGCTATGCGGGCCCCGCCGCTGGCTTTGTCCCCGACGCCGGGGCAGAAGAGACAAGGCTTCCGGAAGGCTCGCTAATCCTTCCTGGCCTGATCGATGTGCATAACCACGGTGCTGTGGGTGGAGATTTTCCCGGCGCCAACGAGACCGCTGCGCGGAAAGCGATCGATTTTTTACACCGTGCCGGCACCACCACATTATTGGCATCGATGGTTACCGCTTCAGAGCAAGATTTGCTTCGCGGAATCGAACTCTATGTCCAGTTGAGCAAAGAAGGCCTCATCGCCGGAATTCATTTGGAAGGTCCTTTTCTCTCGGAGGCCAGATGCGGCGCTCAAGACCCTGATTTTCTGAAAGCGCCAGATCTTCATCTAGCCCAGCGGCTCATCGATGCTGGCGAAGGCAAGATTCTCACCATGACTTACGCCCCCGAACTAGAAGGCGCAGAGTCCCTAGTCGATTTTTTGACCAGCCACGGTGTAACGCCGTCTTTGGGGCACACTGATTCCAACACGCAAACTGCTGCTGCTTCACTCACCCGAGTCCGCGAAGGACTAGAGTCAGCCGGCTTTGATGGTAATAGTGGACGCCCCACCGTGACGCATCTCTTCAACGGGATGCCTCCGATGCACCACCGCTCCCCTGGGCCAGTTGCTGCCTGTCTGCGCATCGCACGCGCCGGTGGCGCCGCCGTCGAACTCATTGCAGATAATACTCATTTGGACCCTCAAACCGTATTGATGGTTTTTGAACTCGTTGGCGCCAAAAACATTATCTTGGTGACGGATTCCATGGCGGCCACGGGTTTAGCAGATGGCAAGTATTCGCTTGGTCCCGCAGACGTCACCGTTAGCGGTGGCGTAGCCACGCTAGATACCACTGGTTCAATTGCCGGCGGCACAGCAACCTTGATCGAAGTCGTCAAACGAACTGTTGATGCCGGTGTGTCGCTTGAATCGGCAGTTCTCAGCGCAACCGCAGTACCTGCCCGGCTTTTGGGATTATCCGATGAGGTAGGTGGATTACGCCGAGGACTGCGCGCAGACGTGGTTATCTTAGCGCCTCAAATGAATGTGAGATTGGTCATGCGAAGTGGCATTTGGCTCGAATCTGGCGAGTAA
- the nucS gene encoding endonuclease NucS has translation MRLVIARCSVDYEGRLKAHLPFATRLLMVKSDGSVLVHSDGGSYKPLNWMSQPATLRIVEKDLDEGVLEQWVVQSAKTDDRLIINILEKSHDSSHDLGVDPGLIKDGVEADLQRLLAAQIETLGDGFSLIRREYFTAIGPVDILARDAKGATVAIELKRRGDIDGVEQLTRYLELLNRDPLLAPVRGIFAAQQIKPQARVLANDRGIDCITLDYDVMRGVDDSASRLF, from the coding sequence GTGCGTTTGGTGATTGCTCGTTGCTCAGTCGATTATGAAGGTCGGCTCAAAGCCCATCTGCCTTTCGCGACCCGACTATTGATGGTTAAGTCGGACGGCTCGGTACTGGTTCATTCCGACGGCGGCTCCTACAAGCCGCTCAATTGGATGAGCCAGCCTGCCACTTTGCGGATCGTAGAAAAAGACTTAGACGAGGGCGTATTGGAGCAATGGGTTGTCCAGTCCGCAAAGACTGACGATCGGTTGATTATCAACATCCTCGAAAAGAGTCACGACTCAAGTCACGATCTTGGCGTCGATCCTGGGCTGATCAAAGATGGCGTAGAAGCTGACTTGCAGCGACTACTTGCCGCGCAGATCGAAACGCTCGGCGACGGCTTCTCGCTCATTCGACGGGAGTATTTCACTGCCATAGGCCCGGTGGATATTTTGGCCAGGGACGCCAAAGGGGCGACCGTAGCGATTGAGCTAAAGCGCCGCGGTGATATTGACGGCGTGGAACAACTCACCAGGTATTTGGAACTTCTCAACCGCGATCCCCTGCTGGCCCCCGTCCGAGGAATTTTCGCTGCCCAGCAAATAAAGCCGCAAGCCAGAGTCCTAGCAAACGACCGCGGCATAGACTGCATCACTTTGGACTATGACGTAATGCGCGGCGTTGACGACAGCGCTTCCCGACTGTTCTGA
- a CDS encoding alpha/beta hydrolase, whose amino-acid sequence MNAATFASAEFNPDIFQFVDSGESEPIRAGSVLPAIRENIELHTSDGLRLVGELALPSDGEIRGTLVTLHPLPTHGGFMDSHVYRKASYRLPALAKIAVLRFNTRGTSSPRGTSDGHFEEGIGEHADVTAASQFALDRGLPNRWLLGWSFGTELALKYGALSPVAEQIEGAILLSPPLKRATDEDLESWAKTGKPVTALIPEFDDYLRPPEAQQRFARLPQARVIGVDGAKHLLVGEKFAARALNEITGTVLGQPVELSSSWQGPLASAG is encoded by the coding sequence ATGAATGCTGCAACTTTTGCTTCCGCTGAGTTCAACCCAGACATCTTCCAATTTGTTGATTCCGGTGAATCCGAACCTATTCGGGCGGGCTCCGTGCTGCCAGCGATTAGGGAGAATATTGAGCTGCATACCAGCGATGGATTGCGACTAGTAGGTGAATTGGCGCTACCAAGCGACGGCGAAATCCGCGGCACCTTGGTCACACTGCACCCGCTTCCAACCCACGGCGGGTTCATGGATTCTCATGTTTATCGCAAGGCCTCCTACCGGTTGCCCGCATTGGCCAAAATTGCGGTGCTCCGCTTTAACACCCGCGGCACTTCGTCACCGCGGGGCACCAGCGATGGGCATTTTGAAGAAGGCATCGGCGAGCATGCGGATGTCACTGCAGCAAGCCAATTTGCGCTGGACCGAGGGTTGCCAAATCGGTGGCTCCTTGGCTGGTCCTTTGGCACTGAACTTGCGCTAAAGTACGGTGCTTTGAGCCCGGTTGCTGAGCAAATCGAGGGAGCAATTCTCCTTTCGCCGCCGCTTAAACGGGCTACCGATGAGGATCTGGAGAGCTGGGCTAAGACAGGCAAACCAGTTACCGCGCTGATTCCGGAGTTTGACGACTATCTTCGCCCGCCGGAGGCGCAGCAGCGATTCGCTCGGCTACCCCAGGCGCGAGTCATCGGTGTTGACGGTGCTAAACATCTCTTGGTCGGTGAAAAGTTCGCGGCACGAGCCCTGAACGAAATTACCGGCACCGTTTTAGGCCAACCGGTCGAGCTGTCCAGCAGCTGGCAAGGCCCGCTCGCCAGCGCCGGGTAA
- a CDS encoding AI-2E family transporter: MSTENTAEKGAQTAQDSTESTPEPSKRKGWLAKLFGKPLPGAQPRIRFDMPPEGDVETPSAEDEKRQNPTVVPFFFQRPIYFGFMGTVGVGIAIGLYFVAVNITQLLVWMLTALFIALGLDPVVRWLEKRKIPRPAGIVLALVVLFCAIAGFFSTLIPTIVEQTTQLVQQAPTLIKDFLNWDFFVSIDSQFHVRDRISEEVTKFFADSQAVGGVFGGVVGVGSTIANGLFGTLIVLVLSLYFLASLPSMKRWAYRLAPRSRRLRVEALSEQITRSVGNYVIGQACVAILNAVFAFVVMSIVGVPYSILLAFVVALLAFVPLVGGLIAGVLVSLVALTNSWQTMVIYAVLYFAYLQFEAYFVSPRIMQRAVAVPGAVAVISVIAGGSLLGVLGALIAIPTAAAIMLLIKEIFLARQDRQ; the protein is encoded by the coding sequence TTGAGCACGGAGAATACAGCTGAGAAGGGCGCTCAGACTGCCCAAGACAGCACTGAAAGCACGCCTGAGCCCAGCAAGCGCAAGGGCTGGCTAGCAAAGCTATTTGGCAAACCTTTGCCCGGCGCGCAGCCAAGGATTCGATTCGACATGCCACCGGAAGGCGATGTTGAAACGCCTTCCGCTGAGGATGAGAAACGGCAGAATCCCACTGTAGTCCCCTTTTTCTTTCAGCGGCCAATTTACTTCGGCTTCATGGGTACTGTCGGCGTCGGCATCGCAATTGGTCTATATTTTGTCGCGGTCAATATCACTCAGCTCCTGGTCTGGATGCTTACCGCGCTGTTTATAGCCCTTGGATTAGACCCGGTAGTTCGGTGGCTTGAAAAACGAAAGATTCCTCGCCCGGCCGGCATAGTTCTCGCATTAGTGGTGCTCTTTTGCGCGATAGCGGGTTTCTTTTCCACGCTTATTCCCACGATCGTGGAACAAACTACTCAACTGGTGCAGCAAGCCCCCACGCTGATCAAGGACTTTTTGAACTGGGACTTCTTTGTGAGCATCGATTCACAGTTCCACGTCAGAGATCGAATTTCCGAAGAGGTAACAAAGTTCTTCGCCGATTCACAAGCCGTGGGTGGCGTGTTCGGCGGCGTCGTGGGCGTTGGCTCAACCATTGCCAATGGGCTTTTCGGCACGTTGATAGTGCTGGTGCTCAGTTTGTATTTCTTGGCATCTTTGCCATCGATGAAACGCTGGGCTTACCGGCTTGCTCCGCGTAGCCGGCGCTTGCGGGTTGAGGCTTTGAGCGAGCAGATTACCCGTTCAGTTGGCAACTACGTGATCGGCCAAGCCTGCGTAGCTATTCTTAACGCAGTTTTCGCTTTTGTTGTGATGTCGATTGTTGGAGTGCCCTACAGCATCTTGCTGGCCTTTGTCGTAGCGCTGCTCGCCTTTGTGCCCTTGGTCGGTGGTTTGATTGCCGGCGTCTTAGTGAGCCTGGTGGCGCTGACTAATAGCTGGCAGACCATGGTCATTTATGCTGTGCTGTACTTCGCTTATCTGCAGTTTGAGGCGTATTTCGTTTCGCCACGCATCATGCAACGAGCAGTGGCAGTGCCAGGTGCGGTCGCGGTGATCTCGGTTATCGCTGGCGGCAGCTTGCTAGGCGTGCTTGGTGCACTGATAGCTATTCCCACGGCAGCTGCGATCATGTTGTTGATCAAAGAGATCTTCTTGGCCCGTCAGGATCGCCAATAA